The bacterium DNA window GGCCAACGCCTCGATGAGCTTAAACAGCGCGCCACCGCACTGGACGCCACGCTGGCCGGTTTCATCGACAAGGAACGCGGCAAGATTTTCCACCAGCTCGAAATCATCGAAAACAAACTGCTGCAGGCGACCAAACGGCAGAATGAGACGCTGACGCAGCAGATACTCAAAGCCGCGCACGCGCTTTATCCCCGCCAGCAACTGCAGGAGCGGGAATTCAGCCTCGTGCCCTTCCTGAGCAAGCACGGCAAGGGCTTGGTGCGCCAGCTTTACGAGCAGATGGACGTGCAGCGTTTTGACCATCAAGTGATCGAGTTGTTTTGAAAGTGTGGCCGTGCAGGCGGCGGCAAATCCCGCCCGCAAGATATCAGAATCACAAATCCCTGTAAACACCGAAGGAGGAAGGCTATGTGGTCTCAGCCCAAACGCGTTTGGTACTTCTGGCTGTGTTGTACGCTGGCGGTTTTTTTGACCGGAAGGGCAACCGGCCAGGATCTGCAGTGTTTTGTTTTGACGCCGCCGGATCAAATCCTCACCGGCGTCAAGCAAATTGCGATTGCTGATTTCAACGTGACCTCGAGTTTTGCCGAGGATGAGGCGCCCGGCCGCAAGAACACGCTCGATAAGATTCTCGGCGCCGTGGAAAAGGGCGCGGCCGCGGAGCGCAACAAAGCCCGCTTCAATGACGCCGGCCGCAAATTGTCCGATTTGATGACGGCGGCGCTCATTAAAAAAGACCGCGGCGTTGGCGCGGTGAGCACCGGCTTTCTCGGGCTGGGTTCGAAAGAGGGCAAAAGCTTTCAAACCGGCGCCTATACCAACATCTTCCGCGTGATCGAGCGCTCGCAAATTCAGCAGGTGATGAACGAGCTGCAGCTTGCGCAAACCGGCCTGCTGGACGAATCCTCCGCCGCCCAAGTCGGGCGGGTGCTGGGCGTCGACGCCATCGTGATGGGCAACGTGAACGTCTCTTTTCAAGACCGTTGGGTCCAGGAACAGCGCGAGAAGGACAAGAAGAAATATCAAGTCAATTGTGAAAAGCGCGACGCCAACGTCAGCGCCAGCATTCGCCTCATCAAAGTGGAAACCGGCGAGGTGATCGGCACGCATGACAGCCAGAGCAAGCAGGAGAAGAAGAAATGCGAGGGCGACTACGGCGATCTGCCGCTGCCCGAAGCGATGGTGGATCAGTGCCTGGAGAAAGTCGCCGATGAGCTGGTGGACTATTTCGCGCCGGAATTCGTGCTGCAGAAGCTGAAGTTCGAGTATGACATGGGCGACGATTACAAGCGCCAGACCGAAACCGCCAAGCGCGCGATCAAGGACTACGATCTTGACACCGCCTTTCTGCAATTTGCCGCCATCGTCGAGCAGGATCCCTACAATCACGCGGCCAATTTCAATCTAGGCGTGCTGCATGAAGCGGTCGGCAACTACAAGAAGGCGCAGGAGAAATACGGCTTCGCCTTCAGCCTGAAGAGCGACGAGGGCAAATATCGCGACGCGCAGAAGCGGCTGACGAAACAAGCCGCCTTTTGGGATCAACTGAACACACTCGGCATCGTGCTGGCCGAGCATGAATTCAACGCGAACCCGGTGGAATTGGCCTCGGCGACGGTGACCAAAGTGGTCACCAAGGGGTCGACCTCGACGCGCCACGAAATCAAAACCGAGCCCAACGCGGCGAGCGCCACGCTGGTGAAGGTGCCGGGCGGCATCGAGCTGGAGCTGTTGGAATCCTCCAAAGAGTGGTTCAAGGTGAAGCTGCCCGACGGCAAGCAGGGCTTTATTTCGGCGAGCTTGGCGCAAGTTCGAAAGTAGGCGGCGGTGCAGGCGCGATTCTCCGAAGGCAGGAAGCGCGCCTCCCCCAACCCGGAGTGTGCAGAGCATGCGCTGTCCCAGTTGTGGCAAGGAAAATCCGGCGGCAGTGAAATGCTGCGATGCGTGCGGCGCGGCGCTGCCGGCGCGCTGTGCAAACTGCGATTTTGAGAATCCGCCACAATTTCGCTTTTGCGGACAATGCGGCACGCGCTTGCTCGGCCCCGCGGCGGAGCCGGCGCCCTTCGAGCGCCTCCGGCCACGCGAGCCGGAACGCCGGCAAATCACCGTGATGTTTTGCGATCTCGTCGGCTCGACCGCGCTCTCCGCCCGGCTCGATCCCGAAGAGCTGCGGGAAGTGGTGCGGCATTATCAAACACTGTGCGCCGCGATCGTCAGCCGCCATGAGGGCCACATCGCACAATATTTGGGCGATGGCATCATGGTCTATTTCGGCTATCCCGTGGCACATGAGGATGATGCGCGCCGCGCGGTGCGCGCGGGTTTGGATATCGTCGCGGAGATGCAGTCGCTCCGCGCGCGCCAGAACGAAAGCCTGGCGGTGCGGGTCAGTTTGCATACCGGCCTGGTGGTGATCGGCGAAATGGGCGTCGGCGACAAGCGCGAGCTGCTCGCACTCGGCACGGCGCCGAATATTGCCGCGCGCTTGCAGACCCTGGCGGCGCCCAACACCGTCGTGATCAGCTCGGCCACGCATCATCTCGTGCAGGGCTTTTTCAAGCTGCAGTCGCAGGGCACGCAGTTGCTCAAGGGCCTCAACGCGCCGCTGGCGGTCTATCGAGTGTTGTATGAAAGCGGCGCGCACACCCGCCTGGAAGCGGCGATGCTGTCGGGTTTGACGCCGCTGGTGGGAAAAGACCGGGAGATGCAGGAGTTGCTGACCGCCTGGCAGCGCGTCATCACCGGCGAGCCGCAGGCCGTGCTGGTGAATGGTGAGGCCGGCATCGGCAAATCGCGCTTGCTGTTGGCGTTCAAGCAAAGCCTGGCAGGCACGCCGCATGTTTGGCTGGAAGCGCAAGGCTCGCCCTACTATCAAAACAGCGCGCTGCATCCCTTGATCGAAGTGCTGCAGCGCCTGCTCGATTTCTGCCGGGACGACACTGCCGAGCGCAGAATCACCAAACTCGAAGATTGGCTGCGGCAGCAAGAACAACCGGTGGCCGAGGCTCTTCCCCTGTTTGCCACTTTGCTGGCGGTGCCGCTGGCAGATGATTATGTCGCGCCCAACCTCAACCCCCAACGGCTGAAGCAGAAAACCCTCGAAGCCTGGCAGGCCATCTTGCTGCAGATGGCGCAGCAGCAGCCGGTGGTCTTCGCAGTTGAAGATCTGCACTGGGCTGATCCCTCGACGCTGGCCATGCTCGAGAGCATGCTGCACATGCCAGCGCCTGCTCGCCTGCTGTTGCTGTTGACTTCCCGGCCGGAGTTCGTGCCGGGCTGGCATGGCCATGCCCGCGTCACGCAGATCAACCTGAATCGCTTGACTCAGGAACAGATCGAGACGATGGTAGCGCAGGTCACCGGCGACAAAATTCTGCCTGCGCCCGTGCTCAAACAGATCGTGACCAAGACGGACGGCATTCCGCTGTTCGTGGAAGAACTCACGCGAATGGTGCTCGAATCCGGCCTGTTGCGCGAGGGAGGCCGTCGTTTCGAGTTGATCGGCCCGCTGCCGCCGTTGGCGATTCCGGCAACGCTGCAGGATTGGTTGATGGCGCGGCTGGATCGTCTGGCGCCGGTGAAAGAAGTGGCGCAACTGGCGGCGGCCATCGGCCGGGAATTTTCCTACGAATTGATCAACGCCGTCGACCTGGTCGAGGAGAGGACGCTGCGCCAGGGGCTGGCGCAGTTGGCCAGTGCCGGTTTGCTGCAGCCGCAGACCGGCGCCGGCAGCCGCAGTGTGACCTATG harbors:
- a CDS encoding AAA family ATPase, with protein sequence MRCPSCGKENPAAVKCCDACGAALPARCANCDFENPPQFRFCGQCGTRLLGPAAEPAPFERLRPREPERRQITVMFCDLVGSTALSARLDPEELREVVRHYQTLCAAIVSRHEGHIAQYLGDGIMVYFGYPVAHEDDARRAVRAGLDIVAEMQSLRARQNESLAVRVSLHTGLVVIGEMGVGDKRELLALGTAPNIAARLQTLAAPNTVVISSATHHLVQGFFKLQSQGTQLLKGLNAPLAVYRVLYESGAHTRLEAAMLSGLTPLVGKDREMQELLTAWQRVITGEPQAVLVNGEAGIGKSRLLLAFKQSLAGTPHVWLEAQGSPYYQNSALHPLIEVLQRLLDFCRDDTAERRITKLEDWLRQQEQPVAEALPLFATLLAVPLADDYVAPNLNPQRLKQKTLEAWQAILLQMAQQQPVVFAVEDLHWADPSTLAMLESMLHMPAPARLLLLLTSRPEFVPGWHGHARVTQINLNRLTQEQIETMVAQVTGDKILPAPVLKQIVTKTDGIPLFVEELTRMVLESGLLREGGRRFELIGPLPPLAIPATLQDWLMARLDRLAPVKEVAQLAAAIGREFSYELINAVDLVEERTLRQGLAQLASAGLLQPQTGAGSRSVTYAFKHALIQEAAYQSLLKSRRQQYHQRIAQTLVEKFYDTACEQPELLAHHYTEAGLYDTAIAYWQWAGEKAIQRSAHPEAIGHLSKGLELLQLLPENAQHDQLEVELLTYLGVAMTASQGYTSPEVGKIYSRARTLCERLNQTPRLASAMLGLWKAALVRGDLRQAHALAQECMLLAETKQDLELLLTAHLTLGVSAASAGELLTAQEHLREAIHLYLPSDHHTDIYDYGEDPGVVALIYLAHVSWMLGYPDQALKYSEEALQLAQKLAHPFTLAIALHFTAGTHELRRERHLMHARAEALIALAEEQGFPFWRACGEIQKGILLFEQGRQQEAIGMIDRAIASLQAGGAQIGEAGGKAQRALAYGKTGRLQEGLALIDEALALTRSGGERQDEAEQWRIKGELYRLHPTRAPEENERQAEACFQQALALARKQQAKSWELRAAMSLSRLWQTQGRSGAAHDLLSGIYGWFTEGFDTADLQEAKTLLAELADAG